In one Conger conger chromosome 5, fConCon1.1, whole genome shotgun sequence genomic region, the following are encoded:
- the tmem151ba gene encoding transmembrane protein 151B, with amino-acid sequence MSPASAAATSESSTTTVPEEDAESPREEQRPLKQTLSKSLCRETHWKCLLLSLLMYGCVGVMTWCHVTKVTRLTFDNAYKGKSMMYHDSPCSNGYIYIPLAFLLMLYVVYLVECWHCYTRSELQYKVDVESVSERVQRMQSATPCIWWKAISYHYVRRTRQVTRYRNGDAYTTTQVYHERVNTHVAEAEFDYGNCGVKDISKRLLGLESFAVTKLRFTKCFSFANVESENSYLTQRARFFTENEGLDDYMEAREGMHLKNVDFKEHMMAFSNPAHLPWYASHLAFWAAALLTLSWPLRVLTEFRTAYVHYHVEKLFGFDYAPVTPSDERAPYCRHIPRVNTIDSTELEWHIRSNQQLVPSYSEAVLMDLAQLSACSTYALCGSGAGGGAYRQNCERCHRAISSSSIFSRSALSICNAASPRLPFSASRFSLGRLYGSRRSCLWSRSGSSLNEPDGAAPAGPAPTESTRCLSGQLASSTGDTTPPPPPPPYQDALYFPVLIVHRNEGCLNHNHRSLHRNGSCVETSL; translated from the exons CAGCGGCCTCTGAAGCAGACCCTGAGCAAGTCTCTGTGCCGCGAGACGCACTGGAAGTGCCTGCTCCTGTCCCTCCTCATGTACGGCTGCGTGGGGGTCATGACCTGGTGTCACGTGACCAAGGTGACGCGGCTCACCTTCGACAACGCCTACAAGGGCAAGTCCATGATGTACCACGACAGCCCCTGCTCCAACGGCTACATCTACATCCCGCTGGCCTTCCTGCTCATGCTGTACGTGGTGTACCTGGTGGAGTGCTGGCACTGCTACACGCGCAGCGAGCTGCAGTACAAG GTGGATGTGGAGAGCGTGTCTGAGCGCGTGCAGAGGATGCAGTCGGCCACGCCCTGCATCTGGTGGAAGGCCATCAGCTACCACTACGTCCGGCGCACGCGGCAGGTGACCCGCTACCGCAACGGCGACGCCTACACCACCACGCAGGTGTACCACGAGCGCGTCAACACTCACGTGGCGGAGGCCGAGTTCGACTACGGGAACTGCGGCGTGAAGGACATCTCCAAGCGTCTCCTGGGGCTGGAGAGCTTCGCCGTGACCAAGCTCCGCTTCACCAAGTGCTTCAGCTTCGCCAACGTGGAGTCGGAGAACTCGTACCTCACGCAGCGCGCCCGCTTCTTCACGGAGAACGAGGGCCTGGACGACTACATGGAGGCGCGCGAGGGCATGCACCTGAAGAACGTGGACTTCAAGGAGCACATGATGGCGTTCTCCAACCCGGCACACCTGCCCTGGTACGCGTCGCACCTGGCCTTCTGGGCGGCGGCGCTCCTGACGCTGTCCTGGCCGCTGCGCGTGCTGACGGAGTTCCGCACCGCCTACGTGCACTACCACGTGGAGAAGCTGTTCGGCTTCGACTACGCGCCCGTCACCCCGTCCGACGAGCGCGCGCCCTACTGCCGGCACATCCCGCGCGTCAACACCATCGACAGCACCGAGCTGGAGTGGCACATCCGGTCCAACCAGCAGCTGGTGCCCAGCTACTCGGAGGCGGTGCTGATGGACCTGGCCCAGCTGTCGGCCTGCAGCACGTACGCGCTGTGTGGCAGCGgcgccgggggcggggcctatCGGCAGAACTGTGAGCGGTGCCACCGGGCCATCAGCAGCTCGTCCATCTTCTCCCGCAGCGCGCTCAGCATCTGCAACGCGGCCAGCCCGCGCCTGCCCTTCAGCGCCAGCCGCTTCTCCCTGGGCCGGCTGTACGGCTCCCGGCGGAGCTGCCTGTGGAGCCGCAGCGGCAGCAGCCTGAACGAGCCGGACGGCGCCGCCCCGGCCGGACCGGCCCCCACCGAGAGCACGCGCTGCCTCTCCGGCCAGCTGGCCAGCAGCACGGGCGACAccacgcccccgcccccgcccccgccctatCAGGACGCCCTGTACTTCCCCGTGCTCATCGTGCACCGCAACGAGGGCTGCCTCAACCACAACCACCGCTCCCTGCACCGCAACGGGTCCTGCGTGGAGACCTCGCTATGA
- the tcte1 gene encoding dynein regulatory complex subunit 5 isoform X2 translates to MSEANEGVGRPLQISPPLANQNPAADSRKMRRIIAEDPEWSLATVPLLTNLCLTHIIQNFEENPVLQALLPQHRAYVHARLSPSLPLRVTANLVSDEGFWRRCCAARWLQADPAAHAGSWKRMFLERHLQALIELFIPDVTDPGVVLEAVPHCRGFVRRLDVSQLLPPVRQPPVLGEDGDEASDAGYEGPSMDHFDFSTLLPLLVNLEELHVVYRVKDCGMNFEWNLFEFTSRDCHSLAKALKSCKTLKSKVDDERCQVLVRSLLDHLSLEELNLSHNLIGDRGAKAIAKLLGRSRLRRLALSDNRIRGPGAQALAHAIARTASLTDLNLRLNFLGDEGGQAVANALLKNRSLVTVHLGANQMTEPTAMVLSQVLAQNRVLQDIDLSCNRLGVDGGKALEEGMSHNSTMLECDVRLTDMAQESELSIAQILHSNRTRAQSKPHYGLHSP, encoded by the exons ATGTCTGAGGCGAACGAGGGCGTGGGGAGGCCGCTGCAGATTTCCCCGCCGCTGGCCAATCAGAACCCCGCAGCCGATTCCCGCAAAATGCGGCGGATAATCGCGGAGGATCCGGAATGGTCTCTCGCCACCGTCCCTCTGCTGACCAACCTCTGCCTCACACACATCATCCAGAACTTTGAAG AGAACCCGGTTCTGCAGGCGCTGCTGCCCCAGCACCGCGCGTACGTCCACGCGCGGCTGAGCCCCTCTCTGCCGCTGCGCGTCACGGCCAACCTGGTGAGTGACGAGGGGTTCTGGCGCCGCTGCTGTGCTGCCCGCTGGCTCCAGGCCGACCCGGCCGCGCACGCCGGCAGCTGGAAGCGCATGTTCCTGGAGCGCCACCTGCAGGCGCTGATCGAGCTGTTCATCCCGGACGTCACGGACCCCGGCGTGGTGCTGGAGGCCGTGCCGCACTGCCGGGGCTTCGTCCGGCGCCTGGACGTGTCCCAGCTGCTGCCCCCTGTGCGCCAGCCCCCCGTGCTGGGGGAGGACGGGGACGAGGCCAGCGACGCCGGCTACGAGGGGCCCTCCATGGACCACTTCGACTTCAGCACGCTGCTGCCCCTGCTGGTCAACCTGGAGGAACTGCACGTGGTGTACAGGGTGAAGGACTGCGGGATGAACTTTGAGTGGAACCTGTTTGAGTTCACCTCCCGCGACTGCCACTCCCTGGCCAAGGCGCTCAAGTCCTGCAAGACCCTGAAG AGTAAGGTGGATGATGAGCGATGCCAGGTTCTGGTGCGGAGCCTGTTGGACCACCTCTCCCTGGAGGAGCTGAACCTCTCCCACAACCTGATCGGGGACCGGGGGGCCAAGGCCATCGCCAAGCTGCTGGGCCGCTCCAGGCTGCGGAGACTCGCGCTCTCCGACAACCGCAtccggggccccggggcccaggCGCTGGCCCACGCCATCGCCCGCACCGCCTCCCTCACCGACCTCAACCTCCGCCTCAACTTCCTGGGCGACGAGGGCGGGCAGGCCGTCGCCAACGCCCTGCTGAAGAACCGCTCCCTGGTGACCGTCCACCTGGGGGCCAATCAGATGACGGAGCCCACCGCCATGGTCCTGTCACAGGTGCTGGCCCAGAACCGCGTCCTGCAGGACATCGACCTCTCCTGCAACCGGCTGGGAGTG gatGGTGGTAAGGCGTTGGAGGAGGGCATGTCCCATAACAGCACTATGTTGGAGTGTGACGTGCGGCTGACAGATATGGCCCAGGAGAGTGAGCTCAGCATCGCCCAGATCCTCCATAGCAACAGGACCAGAGCCCAGAGCAAACCCCACTATGGACTACACTCCCCATAG
- the tcte1 gene encoding dynein regulatory complex subunit 5 isoform X1, producing the protein MSEANEGVGRPLQISPPLANQNPAADSRKMRRIIAEDPEWSLATVPLLTNLCLTHIIQNFEENPVLQALLPQHRAYVHARLSPSLPLRVTANLVSDEGFWRRCCAARWLQADPAAHAGSWKRMFLERHLQALIELFIPDVTDPGVVLEAVPHCRGFVRRLDVSQLLPPVRQPPVLGEDGDEASDAGYEGPSMDHFDFSTLLPLLVNLEELHVVYRVKDCGMNFEWNLFEFTSRDCHSLAKALKSCKTLKVVRVHQSKVDDERCQVLVRSLLDHLSLEELNLSHNLIGDRGAKAIAKLLGRSRLRRLALSDNRIRGPGAQALAHAIARTASLTDLNLRLNFLGDEGGQAVANALLKNRSLVTVHLGANQMTEPTAMVLSQVLAQNRVLQDIDLSCNRLGVDGGKALEEGMSHNSTMLECDVRLTDMAQESELSIAQILHSNRTRAQSKPHYGLHSP; encoded by the exons ATGTCTGAGGCGAACGAGGGCGTGGGGAGGCCGCTGCAGATTTCCCCGCCGCTGGCCAATCAGAACCCCGCAGCCGATTCCCGCAAAATGCGGCGGATAATCGCGGAGGATCCGGAATGGTCTCTCGCCACCGTCCCTCTGCTGACCAACCTCTGCCTCACACACATCATCCAGAACTTTGAAG AGAACCCGGTTCTGCAGGCGCTGCTGCCCCAGCACCGCGCGTACGTCCACGCGCGGCTGAGCCCCTCTCTGCCGCTGCGCGTCACGGCCAACCTGGTGAGTGACGAGGGGTTCTGGCGCCGCTGCTGTGCTGCCCGCTGGCTCCAGGCCGACCCGGCCGCGCACGCCGGCAGCTGGAAGCGCATGTTCCTGGAGCGCCACCTGCAGGCGCTGATCGAGCTGTTCATCCCGGACGTCACGGACCCCGGCGTGGTGCTGGAGGCCGTGCCGCACTGCCGGGGCTTCGTCCGGCGCCTGGACGTGTCCCAGCTGCTGCCCCCTGTGCGCCAGCCCCCCGTGCTGGGGGAGGACGGGGACGAGGCCAGCGACGCCGGCTACGAGGGGCCCTCCATGGACCACTTCGACTTCAGCACGCTGCTGCCCCTGCTGGTCAACCTGGAGGAACTGCACGTGGTGTACAGGGTGAAGGACTGCGGGATGAACTTTGAGTGGAACCTGTTTGAGTTCACCTCCCGCGACTGCCACTCCCTGGCCAAGGCGCTCAAGTCCTGCAAGACCCTGAAG GTGGTGCGGGTCCATCAGAGTAAGGTGGATGATGAGCGATGCCAGGTTCTGGTGCGGAGCCTGTTGGACCACCTCTCCCTGGAGGAGCTGAACCTCTCCCACAACCTGATCGGGGACCGGGGGGCCAAGGCCATCGCCAAGCTGCTGGGCCGCTCCAGGCTGCGGAGACTCGCGCTCTCCGACAACCGCAtccggggccccggggcccaggCGCTGGCCCACGCCATCGCCCGCACCGCCTCCCTCACCGACCTCAACCTCCGCCTCAACTTCCTGGGCGACGAGGGCGGGCAGGCCGTCGCCAACGCCCTGCTGAAGAACCGCTCCCTGGTGACCGTCCACCTGGGGGCCAATCAGATGACGGAGCCCACCGCCATGGTCCTGTCACAGGTGCTGGCCCAGAACCGCGTCCTGCAGGACATCGACCTCTCCTGCAACCGGCTGGGAGTG gatGGTGGTAAGGCGTTGGAGGAGGGCATGTCCCATAACAGCACTATGTTGGAGTGTGACGTGCGGCTGACAGATATGGCCCAGGAGAGTGAGCTCAGCATCGCCCAGATCCTCCATAGCAACAGGACCAGAGCCCAGAGCAAACCCCACTATGGACTACACTCCCCATAG